In a single window of the Zea mays cultivar B73 chromosome 5, Zm-B73-REFERENCE-NAM-5.0, whole genome shotgun sequence genome:
- the LOC103626412 gene encoding rhomboid-like protein 14, mitochondrial — translation MGSGMSSARRRRFGLEASRGMLPLLALQVLIEYGRAGASRPPVTAALLAANSLVYLRPGALDGVLPSLARVSFNPQLIIEYGDLTRFFLSPFYHLSESHLFYNMTSLLWKGIHLETSMGSAEFASMVAVLLGLSQGITLLLSRGLLLLGDDTMYYDQHAVGFSGVLFAMKVVLNAWSDDFVYLHGMVIPAKYAAWAELILIQVFIPGTSFLGHLGGILAGLVYLWLKRASNGPDPITLLISSVANVVTWPVRFAQNLLRSARSQGRVTGRGRVGRRISARDSPRGFWRCPTCTYDNSVSTDICEMCSTARDNHAFLRRQHHQAVGNTVELPVDEMRRRRLQRFDR, via the exons ATGGGGTCCGGCATGAGCAGCGCCCGGCGGCGCCGCTTCGGCCTGGAGGCGTCGCGGGGGATGCTGCCCCTGCTGGCTCTGCAGGTGCTCATCGAGTACGGCCGCGCGGGGGCCTCCCGCCCGCCCGTCACGGCCGCGCTGCTCGCCGCCAACTCACTCGTCTACCTCcgccccggcgcgctcgacggggTCCTGCCCTCGCTCGCGCGCGTCTCCTTCAACCCTCAGCTCATCATCGAG TATGGCGACTTGACGCGCTTTTTCCTGTCACCCTTCTACCACTTGAGTGAAAGTCACCTCTTCTACAACATGACGTCGCTGCTGTGGAAGGGCATTCATCTCGAGACATCAATGGGTAGTGCCGAGTTTGCTTCCATGGTCGCGGTGCTGCTTGGCCTGTCGCAGGGTATCACGCTGCTCCTGTCCAGAGGCTTACTCTTGCTCGGTGACGATACCATGTACTATGATCAGCATGCCGTTGGATTCTCTGGTGTTCTGTTTGCCATGAAGGTTGTGCTGAACGCCTGGTCAGACGATTTCGTGTATCTGCACGGGATGGTTATTCCAGCGAAATACGCTGCCTGGGCGGAGTTGATCCTCATCCAGGTTTTTATTCCTGGGACATCCTTTCTTGGCCATCTTGGTGGGATACTTGCTGGACTGGTTTACCTTTGGCTGAAGCGTGCATCCAATGGGCCAGATCCGATCACTCTTTTGATCTCAAGCGTTGCCAATGTTGTGACCTGGCCAGTGAGGTTCGCTCAGAATCTTCTACGGTCTGCCCGTTCACAGGGCCGCGTAACAGGTCGGGGCAGGGTTGGGCGCCGCATATCAGCAAGAGATAGCCCTCGAGGTTTTTGGAGATGCCCAACCTGCACCTATGATAATTCAGTTTCCACAGATATCTGTGAGATGTGCAGCACTGCACGAGATAACCATGCTTTTTTGCGGAGACAGCATCATCAAGCCGTAGGTAACACGGTGGAACTCCCTGTTGATGAGATGCGCCGTAGGAGGCTGCAAAGGTTTGACAGATGA